A single window of Bacteroidota bacterium DNA harbors:
- a CDS encoding cupin domain-containing protein: MSNEQTAPETKGIRVKLLTTVDLGPEIEGMAGRQLRMRMVTFEPGGVFGPIHDHRDRPGTVYILQGTITDHRNGVATDYGPGVGWPEDKNTTHWLENRGTIPAVEISVDIVRKE, encoded by the coding sequence ATGAGCAACGAACAAACAGCACCTGAGACGAAAGGCATTAGGGTGAAGTTACTTACAACAGTTGACCTTGGCCCTGAAATAGAGGGAATGGCAGGGCGGCAGCTTCGGATGCGTATGGTGACCTTTGAGCCTGGAGGTGTATTTGGTCCTATTCACGACCATAGAGACAGACCAGGTACCGTTTACATACTTCAAGGAACGATCACTGATCATCGAAATGGAGTCGCGACGGATTATGGGCCTGGAGTGGGCTGGCCAGAGGATAAGAACACCACACACTGGCTAGAGAACAGAGGAACCATTCCGGCAGTGGAGATTTCGGTTGATATAGTCAGGAAAGAGTAA
- a CDS encoding alpha/beta hydrolase — translation MKHFKQILVIGILTILTTNYIVAQTGKVYSNGLTIAYEAFGNKENEAIIFIQGTGATMLHYPEQLCQKLASKGFYVIRFDNRDIGLSTHLDSLGQPDWNAIGPYVGTCKPAPLPYTLLDMAKDVIGLMDALNINNAHIVGASMGGIIAQLIAIHFPDRVLSLTSISASSGNPRRPQGNEKVLTAMATPPPATSNKDSLATYLVKVYKVLGAVDSEDVLRKRALEHVKNRNWDPPAVNRQVAAVLIGDYCDRRPELTKLKMPVMVIHGDSDSLVPLTAGKELAATIPGAELCIINGMGHDLSLKFVNQISDCIIKIASRSGK, via the coding sequence ATGAAACACTTTAAACAAATTCTTGTTATTGGTATTCTAACAATTTTGACAACTAATTATATCGTTGCGCAAACAGGAAAAGTTTATTCAAATGGACTCACCATCGCCTATGAAGCTTTTGGAAATAAAGAGAATGAAGCAATCATTTTCATACAGGGTACAGGAGCAACTATGCTTCATTATCCCGAACAGTTATGTCAAAAGTTGGCTTCAAAAGGATTTTATGTAATACGATTTGACAACAGGGATATAGGTTTATCCACACATCTTGATTCATTAGGACAGCCAGACTGGAACGCCATTGGTCCATATGTGGGCACCTGTAAACCTGCTCCATTGCCCTATACACTGCTGGATATGGCCAAAGATGTTATCGGATTAATGGATGCGCTGAATATTAATAATGCCCATATTGTAGGTGCTTCAATGGGCGGGATTATAGCCCAGCTTATAGCCATTCATTTTCCTGACAGGGTACTCTCGCTGACTAGCATTTCAGCCTCATCAGGGAATCCCAGACGCCCACAAGGTAATGAAAAAGTATTGACGGCCATGGCAACACCACCTCCTGCAACCTCTAATAAGGATTCTCTGGCAACCTACCTTGTAAAAGTCTATAAAGTACTTGGTGCTGTTGACAGTGAGGATGTACTCAGGAAACGTGCACTGGAGCATGTTAAAAACAGAAATTGGGACCCTCCGGCTGTAAACAGACAGGTCGCAGCAGTTCTTATTGGGGATTATTGCGACAGGCGGCCAGAGCTTACAAAATTAAAAATGCCTGTTATGGTAATACACGGCGATTCAGATTCGCTGGTACCATTAACGGCAGGAAAAGAATTGGCTGCTACCATTCCGGGAGCTGAATTATGCATAATTAATGGAATGGGGCATGATCTTTCTTTGAAATTTGTTAATCAAATCTCAGATTGCATTATTAAAATCGCATCTCGATCTGGAAAATAG
- a CDS encoding class I SAM-dependent methyltransferase, with protein sequence MKESIKFDKVADIYDFYVNVDFDIPFFLKETEEFNGEILELMCGTGRVSIPLLDSGLNMTCVDYSKGMLDSFERKIKNKIYSVTLVQMDVTNLNLDKKFGLIILPFHSITEIISTDLQIKALQSISSHLDKDGIFILTLQNPKTRLRLADGNTRIMGKFQIADNRQLIISSMNQYNETDKIVSGFQFYEIYDSMNILIEKRFLEINFKPITDSKLRSMIKTAGLEVFEMYGDYLYGRFDEETSNFMIYKMRKNKAQTHNK encoded by the coding sequence ATGAAAGAATCTATAAAATTTGATAAAGTAGCTGACATTTATGATTTTTATGTGAATGTTGATTTTGATATTCCATTTTTCCTTAAAGAGACTGAAGAATTTAATGGAGAAATATTAGAATTAATGTGTGGCACAGGGCGAGTATCAATTCCTTTACTAGATTCAGGACTAAACATGACCTGTGTTGATTATTCAAAAGGGATGTTAGATTCATTTGAACGAAAAATTAAAAACAAAATTTACTCCGTAACTTTGGTTCAAATGGATGTGACTAATCTGAATTTGGATAAAAAATTTGGTTTGATAATTTTGCCCTTTCATTCAATTACCGAGATTATTTCAACTGATTTGCAGATTAAAGCATTGCAATCAATTTCTTCACATCTTGATAAAGACGGCATTTTTATTTTAACACTTCAAAATCCTAAAACTCGATTAAGATTAGCAGATGGCAATACAAGGATAATGGGAAAATTCCAAATAGCAGACAACAGACAGTTGATTATTTCATCTATGAATCAATACAACGAAACCGATAAAATAGTTTCAGGATTTCAATTCTATGAAATATACGATTCGATGAATATCCTGATTGAGAAAAGATTCCTGGAAATAAATTTCAAACCAATAACTGATTCGAAATTAAGGAGTATGATTAAAACTGCAGGATTAGAGGTTTTTGAAATGTATGGAGATTATTTGTATGGTCGTTTTGATGAGGAGACAAGTAACTTTATGATTTATAAAATGAGAAAAAATAAAGCACAAACGCACAATAAATAG